A genomic region of Vitis vinifera cultivar Pinot Noir 40024 chromosome 7, ASM3070453v1 contains the following coding sequences:
- the LOC132254037 gene encoding auxin-binding protein ABP19a-like, translated as MLHILALFSFLLVSSSHAALQDFCVADFTAPQGPTGYSCRTPAEVTADDFVYSGLRQPGNTSSIFNASVNSAFVHKFPVLNGLGVSLARADVAPGGVFPLHTHPGATEIILVARGAVTAGLISSDNTVYVKTVEEGDIMVFPQGLLHFVVNNGGTEALIWVSFSSPSPGLQVLNTALFGNNLDSDLLEKITLLGDDEVQRLKGIFGGTG; from the coding sequence ATGCTTCACATTCTTGCCTTgttttccttcctcctcgtctCCTCCTCCCATGCGGCGCTTCAAGACTTCTGTGTGGCGGACTTCACAGCCCCACAAGGCCCTACAGGCTACTCCTGCAGGACGCCTGCAGAAGTAACAGCTGATGATTTCGTGTATTCAGGCCTGCGTCAGCCTGGTAACACCTCAAGCATCTTCAATGCCTCCGTCAACTCAGCATTTGTTCATAAGTTCCCAGTCTTGAATGGCCTTGGCGTCTCCTTGGCACGAGCAGACGTAGCCCCTGGCGGTGTGTTTCCACTGCACACTCACCCCGGCGCTACAGAGATAATTCTTGTAGCCAGGGGCGCTGTCACTGCTGGTTTAATTTCTTCGGATAATACCGTCTACGTGAAGACAGTCGAAGAGGGGGATATCATGGTTTTCCCTCAAGGGTTGCTGCATTTCGTGGTGAATAATGGTGGGACAGAGGCACTTATTTGGGTTAGCTTCAGTAGCCCGAGCCCTGGCCTCCAAGTCCTTAACACTGCGCTGTTTGGCAATAACTTGGATTCTGACTTGCTAGAGAAGATCACTCTTCTTGGTGATGATGAAGTGCAGAGACTCAAGGGTATTTTTGGTGGTACTGGGTAA
- the LOC100853889 gene encoding auxin-binding protein ABP19a, which produces MLHILALFSFLLVSSSHAALQDFCVADFTAPQGPTGYSCRTPAEVTADDFVYSGLRQPGNTSSIFNASINSASVHKFPVLNGLGVSVARADVAPGGVLPLHTHPGATEIILVARGAVTAGLISSDNTVYVKTVEEGDIMVFPQGLLHFLVNTGGTEALIWVSFSSPSPGLQVLNTALFGNNLDSDLLEKITLLGDDEVQRLKGIFGGTG; this is translated from the coding sequence ATGCTTCACATTCTTGCCTTgttttccttcctcctcgtctCCTCCTCCCATGCGGCGCTCCAAGACTTCTGTGTGGCGGACTTCACAGCCCCACAAGGCCCTACAGGCTACTCCTGCAGGACGCCTGCAGAAGTAACAGCTGATGATTTCGTGTATTCAGGCCTGCGTCAGCCTGGTAACACCTCAAGCATCTTCAATGCCTCCATCAACTCAGCATCTGTTCATAAGTTCCCAGTCTTGAATGGCCTTGGCGTCTCCGTGGCACGAGCAGACGTAGCCCCTGGCGGTGTGCTTCCACTGCACACTCACCCCGGCGCTACAGAGATAATTCTTGTAGCCAGGGGCGCTGTCACTGCTGGTTTAATTTCTTCGGATAATACCGTCTACGTGAAGACAGTCGAAGAGGGGGATATCATGGTTTTCCCTCAAGGGTTGCTGCATTTCCTGGTGAATACTGGTGGGACAGAGGCACTTATTTGGGTTAGCTTCAGTAGCCCGAGCCCTGGCCTCCAAGTCCTTAACACTGCGCTGTTTGGCAATAACTTGGATTCTGACTTGCTAGAGAAGATCACTCTTCTTGGTGATGATGAAGTGCAGAGACTCAAGGGTATTTTTGGTGGTACTGGGTAA